The sequence below is a genomic window from Salminus brasiliensis chromosome 6, fSalBra1.hap2, whole genome shotgun sequence.
ATTTATGTATACTCATTCACAACTGTAATTGTCTAACATACGGCAGCTCACTGTTGATTAGTGTTTTCAAGAAAGTTAAATAAACAGCTAAAACGTTAGCATGGACATTGTAAGTCACCAATCAGTTTACAGACCAATAAGGCAAGGCCATATTTGGACACTAGCAGTTAGCGATCTGACTTGCATCAAACTTTTTGAAGATTAACACCCCCAGAGCAAATTTGCTGAATGATAGAGCTGCAGTTAGAGTATAATTAGGTCAACATAAATAGTCAGCTAGGCAATAGCTCCTTAAACCAATTAAGTAGTTGACTAACGTTTTATAAAAGGTACTGATGACTTGTTAATGGAGGCGTTTCTGAGCTGGTGTATGTCCCACATATGCCAACACTTCAACTGACATTACAAAAGCTGGCACACCCTTTTTAACCCATATAAAATTAAGTTATAATagatttacattttttcatGGATGTTCATGAGGAGATTGACATCTTGCTTTATGAGGAGTTCttgttgtgtgtgagtgtatgaacTATACCTGAGTGTACATCCTTCACTGGCAATAAACCATACTACTATGCCCACAAACTGAAGTGATTACACAAAATAATTTATACAAGCCTCATACAATATTTCATTTTCCCTTCTTGGTCAATGGCAGAAAGCAAATTAGAGCAGATAGGCTAATGCCTGTTTTCTGTCCATTCTTATATTACAGCACTAAGAGCTGCTAGGTTCTTATCATGTGGCATATTTAGCATCATGGTCTAAAGTGACAACGGAGAGCAAAAGCCCAAGAAGAATCATATTAccagttttttttatctgtgcaTGTGTCCATTTCAAAAATTCAAGCCCCGCCAATCAAAAGCCAAAAGTCAGACATATGTAGAAATCAACTGTCCTTAAAGATGAAAAGTATGTCCTCGTCTGTCCCATAGCTCATTCTTGCATCTTCAAAATTACTAATGCTAGTGCTGCACACACCTGTCCATCAAAAAGAGAGTCTGAGTCAATGAGTCATTCCAATTACAAATGGTTGCTGCCTACCTTTGGTTAAGTTATCTTCTTtggttttatttaaaatgtaaatgacaAATAAGGATTTACAATGACAAACAATGAATGCTACATTAATATATTGAATGATCTATCAGCATTAACAAGAAAAGAAATGTTGCTTCTTCAGCATATCTTATTCAAACAAAGTATCACCAATGCATCCATCCATGCACATACATACTTGCACTGTACTTACGGTCAGAGTAAGCAGGGTTGTTATAAAAGATGCAGCCAGTGGTACGATTAAATCCACACAATACCACAAAGTGGCCCTGGTAGTCGGGCTTCCGGCAGAAACACTTCTGACCCACAGGGAGAAAGCAGCAGTATTTGACGGGAGTGGAGCATAGTTCACATACCAGAACTACAGCATTGACTAGTACGATGGCTACATGACCCTGGTCAAGATGAGTCTCGATCTCCTGAACAGTCACCGAGCTACAGGCAAAAAACATTGGTCAGAATTATAGGTTTTTGGTACAAACACTTATACAGAAATTGTGTAAGTGAAATGGAATTGGTAAGCTCAAGTATTGGGTTTATTTGGAGTATATATTCTGAAGAACAAGCTCACTGTACCATTTTTTCACGACTACTCCTTTGCTCTCTGCTTTCAGAAAGAGGTCATTTACTCTGTCTTCTTCAGtatcaaaatgttttttgtaGAATGACTACAAGAACAACAAAGAGAATTTAAGTACAAAAGTAAGCTTGGGTCACACTGTACTGTAAGTTTCATCATATTTTGCCATAGTCAGTcagaaaataaatgtttaagcACCGCAGACCTCctgacaaaacattaaaaaaaaataattttcattAAGCATTGCTAAGAATCATACAATATCGATGCAGAGTTATTGCAGAGGGGGAACATGGTTTTCCTCAAAAAGAAGTGAAATATCTGGATGCTCGTTGCATTCTAGTTTTCATCTTCCACAGAATGTCTGAAACTAGCATTCCTATTCTCACTCCTATTTTAAGTCTGAAGGATTCAAAGATGAGAAAAAATGTGACTTACAAATGATCAATGTCAAGTTACTAAGTATTAAATACACAGGAAATAGGGGGGAAATTCTACATGTCCAATTGTCTACCTGATTTCTGAAGCCCTTGTCTACCCCTAATGTCTGTGTGCAGAAACAGTGCTTTACGCCTAGTTGACACATGAGATAAGCGAGGTCAATAGTCCATATGCTTTCCGTCAACTTCAGATCCCAACAGGCTCCCTGGAACGCCTCCTCACTCACAGGATGAAGATATCTGGTCAGTTTAAAAAAAGGACAACATAGTGATGTAACCTAATCTAAGTTAAATAACTATCAACAAGGATGTACTTATTCACAACTCCCGTATCGTTTGGCTTTTCTTTTTGGCCGGCTGAAGTTGGCTTAGGTTCCAGAAGGGACATAATTGCGAACAAACTGGGCGCAGAGGTTGTTTTTGATGTTGTGTACCACTTGAAAACTAAAACACCACAGCTAGTCTCCATGGTGATGCACACACCTTGTTCATTGGCTAAATTCACATTCCCTTAGGCCAACAAAGCTCTTTATAGATCAACAATAACCAGTTCCatctactttttttattttctatgctaaaggggcagtggtggctcagcggttagagcgccgggatattgataacagggttgtgggttcgattcccgggctcggcaagctgccactgttgggcccttgagcaaggccctttatgctccccgggcgctggagttggctgcccaccgctctgggtgtgtgtgtgtactcgtgtgtgtgtgagtgtgtgttcactaccagatgggttaaatgcggaggacacaaatacgtgcacctaaTACCAAATATAGTGTGATACAAGGGGAACACCTTGTATCAAACTCTGAAAATAGTAAGAAATTGTTAGGAtcctttttcattttcaattcGGATTGTACATAGAATTATAATGATCAATATTCATACCTGGTGGAAACCCCTATAAAGGAGTTGTTCTGCAGGTGGTGACCACAGAACATTTATCTGTTTTCATCTACACAGCCCTCCATGTACTAGCCAGAGGTACCCTGACCACCAATAGGTACCAGGATAAGATCCTTAGACCCATTGTGGTGCAGTGGGCCCTGGGTTCTTTTGGATGCATGACAATGCTAGGCCTCATGTGTCTAAAGCTTATCAGCAGTTCCTGCATGATGAAGGCATTGGTGCTATGGACTGGCCTGCCCGTTCCCAAGACCAAGCACATCTCAAGCACATCTGGAACATCATGTCTCGTTCCATCCACCAACaccacgttgcaccacagactgtccaggagttgacTAATGCTCACAATTTAATTCAGAAAGGTAAACGGTCATTTAATATTCGTATGAACATTTTAAGTGGCATATTTCAAGCCTTTTatgatttatttcattttggcTTATAGCTCCCAAATTAGAATATTTCATAAGAGCAAACAAATAAGATAATAAAGAAATGCCTAGCATCTAACAAGCATGTTCATTTATACACTTAAGTCAATGAAATACGGCATAAAGGCAATCAGCTTGCGGCACTGCTGAGATATTCATGCCCAGGTTGCTTTAAGTGCAATTGTGGTCATCTGTATTGCTTTGTCTGGTGTTTCTCATCTTCCTCTCCTACTCCTATTTACTTTCATCTGAAGAGAGAACTTTGGACCTGtagtccagttctttttttccccaggtTAAATGCTTCCGACATAGTCTCTGGCTCTGGAGTGGCTTGATATTAGGAACGCAGCAGCTGTAGTCCCTTTCCTGGAGACATCTGTGTGTGGTTACTCTTGATGCCCTGACAGCAGTCTCAATCTTGTTCTTAAAATCAACTTCAACTTCAATTAAGTGGGAAAAACTCATAATagcattattatttgtatttaaaatatgtatttatgtacacacacatacttacacacacagtgcctataaaaagtattcacccctttGATTCtccttttattgctttcataAATGAATACCTTTTTACAAGAAtttacaaccaaaaaaaaaaaattctatataGTAACAtcagtcaaataaaaaaaaaaaaatgttggcaTATAGCATAAATATGAACCCCCTTCAAAGTGATGACCTTATACGAAAAATATGAAATGCTATGCAGACAATGCATTGGTTTTCCATTTTAATGAGCCAAGATGAAAATCAACACTTCTATTAGGGTAAAGGTATCTATTAATCAATTTTATTTTTGAGCTCCAATTacctaaataatttttttttatgttacttGGTATCAAATAAATAATGTGCTTGTTACTAcatatttccttttattttaaGACAAACATAACTGCACACTAAGATATGGCTATCCATGTGTTCATATACTGTTATCACGATACCAAGCTTATGCCTTCCAAACAATAACTGCCTAAATCTCTCAATGCCGATACAGCACCAGAAAAAAGGTGGTAGGTTTTTTTATTATGACAGAAAAGTGTGTATGTGGCTTCTCGCCTCAGAGCAGATGGGAGAACAGAAAAGCGCACCTGGTTAAAACTCTCTGCTTAAATACACGCAAATAAATTATCTATGTCATATTCATGTCTCATACGATAAGTTGATAACGTAAATACTGCAACAGGCCTATTTAAAATGATGCTGATCCACTTGTGAACGCCTAAAATGTAGCAGCATGTAAGTTCGGGTAAACATAGCTAACGTTCTTAGTTCGCCACATTCCcagttatcaataaagaaatCCAGTTAACTTACAGTTATCGCTGCCCTAAAGACTGACACAAAAAGGCTCAAACTTCTTGAACTCGAGCTTGATGTGATTGttatagttatattatattcaCAAACCTGCCGTTCATTGGATTCTTTAAACTCTGCATGTCTGTCTGAAAGAAGGTTTAAAGCTTTGTTTGCAGGATGGTTTTTATATGTTCACAAGGTTGCCCAGACTGTCATGTGTAGGCAAAAATAATTCCATATTTCGCTTCGCGTGAACGTTTTCCACATGCCGAGGACGGTCCTCAAAATCTCTGGTATTAGCAGCCATGCTACGCATTCTCTTCTGACTGAGTATGCCTGCACTGCAGGGAGAGAGAAGGCATTCATTGGAAATATATCTCTTATTTGAATACACGCTTATTCATTAAGTACCGGTAAGACATAAATAGGGTATTGTACCGTAAACTATTCGCATATCCTGGAGGCCATTTTGAAAGCTGCCAAAAAATGTTCaccaaacaaatacatttaactAGATGTTTTAACTTAATTTAACTTTAATTTGGGACAGGGCTGTCCCAATAACCGCACTATCCCAATATCATGCCAGTATCAAGCGAACCGCAGGGAATGCCACTCAACCGCCACACTGCGGCGTTCTTGTTTTCTCCTTTTTGTAAGACGGAGACAACATGCATGTGCTCTGGTCACAGTGAGTAGACGAAACCACGCACTCAAAGAGATGCTGGTAATGAAAGACAGAGCGAGCGAATGCAAAAgcaccaccaaaaaaaaaacagtcttgGACAGACAACGACCTCTGCCTTCATACCCTAGAGATCCCGCTTGAGAGCGTTTGGTGCAGTTGGGCATATTTTTAGCCCACTCAGGCCCTCTCTAAACcacaaaaaaaatacttttgttGTTTGAGACAAGACAGATACGCGCAGTcacttttactagattttggcgaTCCAAAATCAAACCAGTAAAACAGGCCAGGATCAAAACCATTTGGCCGAGGCAAAATCAGAAAACGAGAAACAGGCAGAGGTCAGGTATAAAAGGAGACAAAGTGGGGCAAAAGAGTCTAAACATAAATTGAGGAAATTGAGTATATGTATACAATGGCTTACGGTAAAACCGCATATCGCGATGTTGAGCCACCCTAAATTACAGTGGGTTAATTCTTTTACCGCGACAGCCCTAATTCAGGAACAGATAACTACTTTTTGCACACTTAAGATGTTACTGTTCCAAACTTTGCACAATATGACCAACAAGAACAAGTATAATTTGATAAAGTTGCTGTATAACCTATATAATTTGTTACAAAATATTGTACCTAAAATTTAATATTTATCATAAACTGCTATTGCTCCAGTTAAGCTCAGTGTGCTTCTTTTAcgctcatttacatttaacgtCTGTGTAAACATTCCATACAGACTTTAAACATTTACTAAACACTGACACATACCCTTAAATGTCCATAGCCAACGCATCTAGTTACTACTACCACACACTCCACTATGAATAACATAAATAAGCTATTTTAATATAAACTGATTTATAATAAGTGTGAGCTTATTTACACATTAAGCACATGCAGACTTTTTGGCTTTTAAAAATCTCTTGACCTCTttactaaaaacacacaaaaagacAACACACAACAATTTGCATAAGTGCTGAATTAAATATAGTGGTTTTGCTTTCCACTGTAAGGtacttcaaacatagatgccaAAATGCAATACACACGCAATATAAATCTTATGTTTACACACTGACGTTTGGAAAACACGCCAAAATGAAGTAAAAGATCCATTAAATTGATTTAATGTGGAAAAAAACAATGTATGTGGATTTGCATTTAAAGAATACTTTAAATGCTACATTTGTGCTAAAATCAAACAATCAGAGCAAATCAGCTCCTCTACATTTCATTCTACTGTGTGGTTCAGGGAGGAGTATACAGAATCAGTGACTGGCTATTAAGTGCATCAATGATTTTACTGTCTCCGACCACATCACAATACACCCCAACCAGAAAGTACTGCAGAGATGCACATGCTGCTTATGACCAGTTAGAGGGCTTTCAATCAAGAGATAAGGCAGGCGTCAAAACAGCAAGGGCCAAGCTTTTCCAGTCATCAAAGAGTATGCATAGAAAATCCATGAACACTTTCAGGACACTGCAGAGACACActgcatgtggcagggcatccaggccTTCACCAACTACAAGTCACCCCCACCTGCTCACGATTGTGATGTCTTCCTTTCCAGATGCACTGAACGACTTCCATGCTTGGTTTGAAGCACAAAACATAATGTCAGCCAGGAAGACCACACCTCCTCTTAATGACCAGGCATAGTGTCTGTCCACAACTGATGTGCGGAGAGCCAAAGGATCAGATTGCATACCTGGTAGAATGTGCAGTACAGCGAGCAGATGTTCTTACAGTTCTCATCTTCAACATCTCTCAGAGCACCGCAGTCTTCCCTCTGTGCCTCAAAATCACCACCATCATGTTCATGAACTCCCCAGTGTCCTGCCTTAACGACCACCATCCCGTTGCACTTTTAcacccatcatcatgaagtgcttcgagaggcttGTCTTGAGGCACATCAAAAACCAGCTCCCCACTCACTGGACCCACTACAGTTTGCATGTTGTCCCAACCATTCTACAGATGATGCCATCTCCACCACACTCCACCTGAACAATAAAGACACCTATATCAAAATGTTGTTCATTGCCTTTAGCATCCAACTGACCTCAGTCAGTCAGGACTGGTAGCAACATCTCTAGTACCATCATGCTGAGCACCATTGCTTCCCAGAGCCGTTTGCTCAGTCCACTGCAGTTCACTCTGCTGCGCATGACTGTATTGCAAAGTACAGCTTAAACCATTCCTTCGACTTGGCTAATGACAACTGTGGGGCCTCATCAGCAAAAATGAGTCATGACTTCAGGAGAGTATGAGGTGACCACCCCTTGCTGTACAACAACGGCTCTGCCCATCTTCCATCCTCACTATGTTCTAAAAAGAGACTGTGGAgtgcatcctgagcagctgcatcactgtctggtttAGGAATTGCAAGACCCTTACAGTGAGTACAGAgaatagtgaggacagctgacaAGATCATCAGGGTCCCACTCACCCCTTCACACAGGCTTTTCTCACTGCTACAAGGACTAAGgtgagacccccccccctcctcacgCACTCACTATTGAAGCTCTCACCTTAGGCCTACTTGCACATATCAGGTAAATACTGTATTACAAAGGAACTGTTCTCTTCTACCTCACTTACTGCTGATGTCATAAGCTGACTGTGTATACCTATGTGAGTGAATAAACCCAAGAAGTACCAAACATGcagatagctagctaacttctaAGTTAGCTTTAGAACACCAGGTTGCTCAGACTTGAACAGAGGGCAGAGCCATGTTAGGGTTATGCTGACATAAGACGTAAGCAGTGCTGGATTTACAACGGGGGCACTAAGGAGCCAGGGTAACTAATTAGAAAAGAAAACCCAGATTTAGGTTCCATGGGGGTTTTACATGTTGCTGATTAATTTATGtgaaattaaaataagaaattgTTTTACGTTGTAGATGTCTAGTGCATGTGAGGACACAAGGTTGTTTATCTATTTTCTGGGTTTACTTTTCGTACttcgttttttttattggcTATTGACGGGACCCGTTCAGATTGAGTTGCTGACCAGCACACACTACTATATTACCTATAAACCAATCAAATGTAGTGAAAATATAACAAAATGAGGCTTCAAAAACAAAGTTTGTGTTCTTAAAAGATAACAGGTGGGTTAGATGACATGTACTTTCCTGCCTGGATGCAAATTTCAGACAATCAAAAGATgcttaaaaatgtacatttgatTGGGAACGTCACCTAACTGGGATTAGACAGCGATTACATTTCATTGTGGCACAAATACCACACTGCTTTTTACAAAATACAATCATGTACAATCATCTTGGTTTGGCAGGTATTATACAGCATTTCATTGTTTTTAGCTCACATACACTGCATTTTAATGAGGATGGTTGAAGTACCTCACATTGAATATCAATAAGGCTGTGCTTTGAAAATGCAAATCCGTGTGGATTATTTTTCATTCAAGAGGTCAAGCGATGCAAAAATGTACTAGTGGTTTTGCTTTTCATTCTGGTACACTGCATTTTACATTCCCACTGTTGTGACTGCTTTTTAATTTGCCACTAATTCCTATTCATATCACATCATaccacagtgcagtgaatgtgtctcaatTAATTGCAGTATGAAATACATGTTTGGAAAATCCAGGTTAGTCAGCATTtctggctacaaatacaccatggAGACAAAATAAAACTGAGTCACTGCACATCCCCTGGAGTttagttaaatccatcattaagaaatggaaggaatatgtCATGTGTAATTTTGCTTCTTGCACGCTGTTCTCATGACATTTAAAAGCTTCAGTAGCTTAGATGAGAGAGACTCTGCATACAACAACTGTTGCAAATAGGATCACAATTGAGCTTTTTGGCCATCAGTCTAGAGTCTATGTTGTGCAGTTTTTGGTGTCTGCCAATCACCACAAACTAACAAAGcatagtggtggtagtatcacACCACAGGGATACTTCGACAGTCGGCTCCGAAAGGGTTGTTTAGGTAGAGGGTAAAATGTATACAGCAAAACTTAGGGAAATCCTGAGCAGTTTTGTAAAGAGGAATAGAGTAAAAATGCAGTGTCCAGATATGCAAGCCTGATTGTGTATTTGTACTCATCCAACACTCAAAATGTATTAGTGTGCACTACTGGTGAATATGCGATAATTCCAGTAAATATCGAGGAAATGTAGCTTAAGTCAAACTGACACCAAGTTCTGCTTACAGTCTGAAACTAATACTATGATGtggatatataataatatatataatataaaagttgTAGGTCTCAACATTCCTGCACATTTCATATTTAATCAGTGTGCACTACTGCTGAATATGCCATGTTTGCAATTCATTTTGAATCCAGAGAATTAAACTGTATGTGTGCAACTGAATAACTGAAATCAGTTGTGGCCAACAGGTTTTCATGGGAGACTAGTAGTTTATTTAGAATGTGTAGCTAACTGTTTTGCCCCAACATGAATTAACcttttttaaaagtttatttGAAAACATTGtaaactgaaaataaataatttgaacACCACATTTTAACGACCTACaaggttcatgatgtttttattattattttatatatcacatatttgtTACTAGTCTATGAAACGTTAAATATAAATTGCGTACCAAATATTAGGTAGCGAAAGTAAACTTAGCGTTAACGGTTATCCAGATCATTAGCTAGCTTAGCCAGCGGAAAAGAGGCTCCGAGTCAAAAGCCAAACGAATCGGTGTTTGCGATAAATAAGTTTTATCGCCGTCAAATACGTCAAAGAGTTTGGTACTTACTTTAATACCATTCGCGAACACGCCAACCCGCAATCCCAGTGGTAAAGTTGTCGGATTATGGGCACATTTAATAGAACGGCATCATCTACAAAAAAAGGGTTAGTTGGTTAAACTGGGAGACTgtaggttagctagctagctgcaaaatgtaactagctagctagtgcgTTAACCTAACTAATAACGCAATGTCCGTCCAACCAACGTCCATATTATTATCAGACTAGATACTAAAATACTGAACATCTAATCGTCGTTTGGCAGTAATGGCAAGCTAATTGTCTAGACATCAGATAAACAGAAGACATGCAAATGAGCTGGcccgttagctagctagatagataccCTTAACTGAAAACAAAACACATAGCTAGCATAGCTTACCTGTCATTATGCatctattgttattattttccaTTAACAGTTAATCAACGCAGTTGTTCATTCGGCTGCTAAACGTATACTATTACCATACTAGCTTTATTACTTGACACATTAAATCAACCGGCTTCATTAGCGCACATAGCATtcgtagctagctagcagacTAGCAGCTATTAACGTTTCTGCCAAACTTAGTTCAACGATTTGGCCAGTTGTTTTTGCAGAAATACAGAATAGATTAGCAAAATAATCTCCTGGATTTCTGATGGGGAACAGCTGATTTAGTCAGCGCAGAAACCCAGCGTGTAACAAATACCAGAAACTGTCTCTGCCTATAAGCacttccttcttctctctcaACCTGACCTAGAGTACACTCTGACTATTAAAGCTTGGCGCCCCCTGCAGTTACAATAAATCCGCCAAAGCATTTTGCGGAGCTAAATATTTATTGTAAAATGCAATGAAAGTCATTACGATTTAGGCAACTAAGCCATTTTagcacacatttaaaaatatgaatgATTCCTCGAAAAAATAAGTAACAGTGGAATTTAACGTTTGATGCGACCTAGCTCTCGTGTTGAATTATTACAACTAGATACTAAAAATCAAGACAATCCCAGTTGCGCTGATGAGGGAAAATTTCATCTTGCCTAGACttccaaaacaaaaaatacataaattaataaaagcgaaatcaaagaaagacaaaaacaaatgagtataaaacactaataaataaagaaattaacGTTAAATCAAATCAAGTTTATTGTCACAAACGTAggtgcatcgtccctcacagtTGTAAAAAAACGAACGATATTTACAAAGTTTACACATTaaaatatactatacatatacacacattatacactcactgcacattacacactctctatttacaatatcacactggtttaaagcagtttaaatgtacaggtttgatatcatctgaaatgtttatattatttacagaaacactggatgggtgtgaggTGTAGTGTGAGTGTGGGGAAGTAAGTAAGCGCAGGGTGCAGCATGTGAGGTGAGAAAACGTGTGGACTGTGGCAACCAATTGGCTTGCGTGGCCAGAACAAACTATTGTataatgcacaaaaacactGGCAACATAATTGCTGAATGCTTACCAATTGGGTAGCTTGTAGTTTTTACAGATAAACAAATGTATTGTACTAATATAAAGCAATGACATACATATTGTAATAGTATAAAGCAATGACAAACATTAGAAGTGACCCTACCGGATCTTTCTACTGGTCAGCACACAAAATAACATTCTACAAGCAATGTTTTAAAGATTTGCTAAAAATAACCATCAATGATGTTCAGCACATCATTCAGGCTTCAACCACAGTACACAGGAGTCAGCGCGATAAGAGCTTCAAGAATGGTGTGGTGTGACTTTGCAGTGTTTGCAGTAGAAGACATGATCATCCAGAGGTTTTACAAAGCAGAAGTTGCTGCAATCGTTTTTACTTTCACCTGGCAGTTTGTTTGAAGGCTTGAAGTCAGGGATGGGTAATGAGATAAATGTGTATGctattcatttcattttttcttagatctttcattcagtttctaaacttgAAAACCTGCTATTTTTTTCATGTGGCCACTGGTAATAAATTTCATAAAAACAAAGTTATTCAGCCCCATTGACCCATTCACCCCCAAAGACATGAAATCAGTATGGTGGTTGCATTTGCCTTTTTAATTAGAATAATCAACAAGTAGTTTCACAGATCTCAGTGTCTGTCCTCTTTGCTAAGAGGATCTGCAGCAGAT
It includes:
- the gucd1 gene encoding protein GUCD1, with the protein product MENNNNRCIMTDDAVLLNVPIIRQLYHWDCGLACSRMVLKYLHPVSEEAFQGACWDLKLTESIWTIDLAYLMCQLGVKHCFCTQTLGVDKGFRNQSFYKKHFDTEEDRVNDLFLKAESKGVVVKKCSVTVQEIETHLDQGHVAIVLVNAVVLVCELCSTPVKYCCFLPVGQKCFCRKPDYQGHFVVLCGFNRTTGCIFYNNPAYSDRVCSTSISNFEDARMSYGTDEDILFIFKDS